Genomic segment of Cystobacter ferrugineus:
AAGCTGACGGTGCTGCGGCCGTGATCAGAACGGGAGCTGGCCCGGTGAAGAGCAGGTGCGTCGTGCCGTCCGACAGCGGGCGCTTCATGCTCCAGGCGATGCGGCCATCCTCCGCATCAAGGCATTAGTCGGTAACAGCGCGACCTGCTTGGGGTTTTGCTTCCGCCTTGCGGCGGGTTCGCTTCCCGCCGCCTCCATGCAGAACAATCCGCCGCCATGAGCCGCGTCCGCTCCGATGAGCGTGCCTATTTCAGGCGCACCTTCAAGCGCTCCACCGAGGCGTTGGGCCGCCCCATGAAGGCATCGAGCAGGCGTTCCTCAACCCCCACCTCTTCCCAGACAGCCGAGCACTCAAGCCCGACACACTCCTGGGGCTCCGCGCTTCTCTCATTGCCAACGGTGTCGAAGATCGTGCAGTCGCGGAAGTTCCCAATGTCCTGCATGAACTGGACGATCGGTTGAGAAAACTGCTCCTCCAGCTTTCTCCACCCAATGAGCTCCCATGCCCTCTCCTCCATATGGCGAACCATGATCTTGARAAGGATAGGCTTGGAGGCAATCCGATCCAGATCKGAATCTGGAGTGTCGGTCCTGTARTCGTAATAGGCATCATGCGGCAGTTTGAGCACCCTGCCGTAACCGAAAGAGCCGTCGGCAAGRGGGATTCTCAAGAACGAGCCCGGTTTGTAGATTCGCGGCATCCCTAGTATCCCGTGTAGGGGTGAAGTTGGCCCCACGACTCCGTCGCGGCGGCGTGGAACCTTCTGCCTTGTGGATTTTCTTTCGCCACTCCGCGTACGGCATTCTGGATTGGAGTGGAGGTTTCTGGGAGCGGCGCTACTCCGTGGAGCCGGTGCTGGACGACACCGCGCTGGTGGGCCGGCTGCGCTACGTGCTGGCCCATGGGGTGAAGTAGGGCTTGGTGGACAGGAGCGCCGAGTGGCCGGGCCTGACGTGTCTGCCGTAATTGCTGGGGCCGGCGCGGCGGCTGTTCCGGTGGTTCAACTGGACGAAGCGCTGGAGCAAACGGGGAAGCGAGGAGCAGGCAGTGGGGGAGAGGGGCGCTTCGCCGAGGAATGGGCCGAGCCGGTGGAGTTGGAGCTGGCGCCCCTGCCGTGCTGGAAAGGACTGGGGGAGGACGAGAGGCAGCGTGCGGCGCGGGCCCTGGTGGAGGAAGTGGAGGTAGAGGCTCGCGCAAGGAACAAGCCCGTCCTCGGGGCGAGAGCGGTGAGGGCCCAGAACCCGCATACCCGGCCTGAGCACCTCAAGCGCAGCCCGCGACCTCTGGGGCATGCCTCCACGCGCCAGGCCCTGCGGGAGTTGCGTGAGCAGTACCGTGGCTTCGTCGCGGCGTTCCGAGAGGCGGCGGCTCGCTGGGGGCGGGGGGATTTCGCGGCGCCCTTTCCGCCTTTCTCCTTCCCGCTGCGGGTGGTGCCAGGTTGCGTCGCTCAAGTTCTTTGACACCCTCTCGGACACCCTCTCGGGTTGTCGGGCGCCAGGGGCCCCGCGCTCCTTACTGCCCGAGCGATGAGGGCGGCTGCTTCGCGCTGAAGGCGGGCGAGTAGCACTTGTCCTGGTGCTCGTAGAGCACGTCCGGGCACGGGGCCTTCAACTCGTGAGGCAACCAGCAGGCACCGACCAACTCGACCTCGGCGTAGCGAGTGCAAGGAGGGCGCTTCTGCCCCTTGAAGGGCTCGCGCGGCAGCGGACGGGCGAGTACGGATTGCCCCGCGTCCGCGGTGTCCACGAGCCCGCCATGGGTGGGCGGGTCCGGATTTTCGCACCCCGCGGGCTCCTCGTGGCTCCCAGGCGCGGGCGGGGCGCTCGCCAAAGGCTCCGGGGTGCTCGGAGGTTGGGACACCGAGGGCAGGCGCACCAGCGCGAAGAGAAGGGCGCACACCATGGCAGCGCTCGCCATACCCAACCCCAGGCGCCACCGGAGGCGGGGGTCGTGGGTGTTGGACACGGCGCGGGCCATGCGCCGCACTTCCTCGAGCACACTCTCCAAAGTGAGCAGCAGCGACTCCGCCGACTGCCTGTCCTGGGCCCTGGCCCAGTCGGTGTGCTCCACTTCCATGGCGGAGTAACCCCGTGAGGCCCAGGATCCGAAGAGCACTCGCCAGTCCTTGCGCGGTGCCGCGTCCTCCTCGGAGGAGTGCTTGCGCACCAGGGCCGTGGCCCCGCTCGTCTCGTGCGTGGCCAACTAGAGC
This window contains:
- a CDS encoding immunity 26/phosphotriesterase HocA family protein; translated protein: MPRIYKPGSFLRIPLADGSFGYGRVLKLPHDAYYDYRTDTPDSDLDRIASKPILXKIMVRHMEERAWELIGWRKLEEQFSQPIVQFMQDIGNFRDCTIFDTVGNERSAEPQECVGLECSAVWEEVGVEERLLDAFMGRPNASVERLKVRLK